In one Miscanthus floridulus cultivar M001 unplaced genomic scaffold, ASM1932011v1 os_1363_1_2, whole genome shotgun sequence genomic region, the following are encoded:
- the LOC136533954 gene encoding basic blue protein-like: protein MVTMRALTVVAMAVAVVTAVVVEAAAAATYTVGAPDGLWDLQTDYAEWVKTKTFHPGDMITFTYSPELHDVVEVTEAGYDACSSANNISAFRTGNDVVALAAVGTRYFLCDLTGHCVNGMKIRVDVVAEGATAPGPAASSASTTTAASPTGAGLAGSGLLVVAVVAAAFW from the exons ATGGTGACGATGAGGGCCTTGACTGttgtggccatggcggtggcggtggtgaccgccgtggtggtggaggcggccgcggcggcgacgtACACAGTCGGCGCGCCGGACGGGCTGTGGGACCTGCAGACCGACTACGCGGAGTGGGTCAAGACCAAGACCTTCCACCCGGGCGACATGATCA CGTTCACGTACTCGCCGGAGCTGCACGACGTGGTGGAGGTGACCGAGGCCGGGTACGACGCCTGCTCCAGCGCCAACAACATCTCCGCCTTCCGCACCGGCAACGACGTCGTGGCCCTCGCCGCCGTCGGCACGCGCTACTTCCTCTGCGACCTCACGGGCCACTGCGTCAACGGCATGAAGATCCGCGTCGACGTCGTCGCAGAGGGCGCCACCGCGCCAGGCCCTGCGGCGTCGTCGGCTTCCACCACCACCGCGGCCTCGCCCACCGGCGCTGGGCTTGCCGGCTCCGGCCTCCTTGTAGTAGCCGTCGTGGCGGCGGCCTTCTGGTAG